The following proteins are co-located in the Microcystis wesenbergii NRERC-220 genome:
- the cydB gene encoding cytochrome d ubiquinol oxidase subunit II has product MEPLQYFLPQIWFFILGLFLFLYVLLDGFDLGVGILSLTSSSEKRRSILMTSLGNVWDANETWIVLMGGSLFGAFPLAYGTILNALYLPAVIMVVGLLFRAVSFEFREHSRRKLFWNYAFGLGSFLAALGQGFALGAVFEGIKVDELGHFAGGPFDWLTWRSILVSLTLIQAYVLVGSTYLILKTTGNLQEVHYKTAKIAAITTFIGAIFITISTPLLSDHIRQRLFDPRLIYIFILIPILAVVLLGLLLRSLQLKEENTPMVWTVLLFMLSFIGLGLLIFPDIIPPSVTIYQAAAAPSSLVFMLTFVGFLIPILLAYTVYNYIVFRGKITAESYGE; this is encoded by the coding sequence ATGGAACCGTTACAGTATTTTTTGCCACAAATTTGGTTTTTTATTCTGGGTTTATTCCTGTTTCTCTACGTCCTCCTCGATGGTTTTGACTTGGGGGTGGGAATTCTTTCCCTGACTTCCTCCTCCGAGAAGCGTCGCAGTATTTTAATGACCAGTTTGGGCAATGTTTGGGATGCTAACGAAACTTGGATTGTCTTGATGGGTGGTTCCCTGTTTGGGGCGTTTCCCCTAGCTTACGGGACAATTTTAAACGCTTTATACCTACCAGCAGTGATTATGGTGGTGGGGCTGTTATTTCGGGCTGTTTCCTTCGAGTTTCGTGAACATTCTCGTCGCAAGTTGTTCTGGAATTATGCCTTCGGACTCGGCAGTTTTTTGGCCGCTTTGGGGCAAGGATTCGCCCTCGGTGCGGTTTTTGAGGGCATTAAAGTGGATGAATTGGGTCATTTTGCCGGCGGCCCCTTTGATTGGTTAACATGGCGATCGATTCTAGTGTCTCTAACTTTAATCCAAGCTTATGTTTTAGTGGGTTCCACTTACCTAATTCTGAAAACTACAGGTAATTTACAGGAAGTTCACTATAAAACGGCAAAAATTGCCGCTATTACCACTTTTATCGGTGCTATCTTTATCACCATCAGTACGCCGCTGCTTTCTGACCATATCCGTCAGCGTTTATTTGACCCTCGACTAATTTACATTTTTATCCTCATCCCGATTTTAGCTGTGGTGTTACTGGGTTTGTTACTGCGGAGTTTGCAACTAAAGGAAGAAAACACCCCGATGGTCTGGACAGTATTGCTGTTTATGCTCTCTTTTATCGGTTTGGGATTGTTGATTTTTCCCGATATTATTCCCCCGTCCGTGACAATTTATCAAGCGGCAGCCGCCCCTAGTTCTTTGGTGTTTATGCTGACTTTTGTGGGGTTTTTAATCCCAATTTTACTGGCCTATACGGTTTATAATTACATCGTTTTTCGGGGTAAAATTACTGCTGAATCCTACGGAGAATAG